From the Rhodothermus sp. genome, the window TCGAGCAGCAACAGGTGGCTCGCGAAGACCTTCTCAGCACACTACGGGCAGTGAAAGGAGACCGTGCTACCCTGGTACTTCGTGCTGATCGTAAAGCAACCGTCGAACAATTTGCCTATGTAGCCAGCACGGCCAAAGCACTGGGCATGACCATTCTCATGGCTACTGAACGCCCCGACGTAAGCCCCCGTCGTTGAAGCTCAGCGCAAAAACCACGATTCGCGATCCAGGGAGCGATACTGAATGGCTTCGGACAGGTGCTCGGGGCGGATCTGTTCACTTCCGGCCAGGTCAGCGATCGTGCGTGCCACTTTCAGAATACGGTCGTAGGCCCGTGCACTCAATCCCAGACGGTGGATGGCCATTTTCATGAGCTGCTGCCCTTCGTTATCCAGTTTGCAATAACGGCGCACCAGACGCGCCGGCATCTGCGCATTACAATAAACCCCCGGCACCTCCCGAAATCGCTCCGCCTGCCGCTCTCGCGCTGCCACTACACGCGCCCGAATGGCCGCCGAGGGCTCTCCCTCCTGTTTCCGACTCAACTCCTCAAAGGGCACCGGCGTCACCTCAATATGCAAATCAATACGATCCAGCAGCGGACCGCTGATCTTCGACAGGTAGCGCTGCACCTGAGGCGGTGTGCATACACACGTGCGTCGTGGATCGTTCAGGTGCCCACACGGACAGGGATTCATGCTGGCCACTAACATGAACCGCGCAGGATATTCAATGGAAAAACGTGCCCGACTGATCGTAATACGGCCTGCCTCAAGCGGTTGCCGGAGCACTTCAAGCACCTGACGCTTGAACTCCGGCAACTCGTCCAGAAACAGAACCCCGTTGTGGGCCAGCGAAATCTCACCGGGCATAGGATGTGCTCCTCCCCCACAGAGCCCGGCATCCGAGATCGTATGATGCGGCGCCCGAAACGGCCGCCGGGCAATCAGCCCCACACCATCTAACTGACCACCCACCGAATGAATCTTGGTGGTCTCCAGGGCCTCTTCAGGAGACAGCGGTGGCAAAATGGTCGGCAGTCGTTTGGCCAACATCGTCTTGCCGGCACCGGGCGGCCCTACCATCAGCACGTTGTGCCCGCCCGCCGCCGCTACCTCCAGCGCACGCTTGACGTTCTCCTGGCCCCGTACGTCCGCAAAATCCACATCGTACGTCTGCGCCTCGGCAAACAACGCCTTGAGATCCCGCTGAAATGGCGTTCTCGTAACCGCCCCCGTCAGCAAATCCACGGCCTCCTGCAATGAAGCGACGGGATACACCTCCAAGCCCTCAACCAACGCTGCTTCCTCAGCGTTGGCCTGTGGTACGATCACGCCGCGACGCC encodes:
- a CDS encoding YifB family Mg chelatase-like AAA ATPase codes for the protein MLSRVWSSTTLGIEAIPVEIETHIESGLPRYTVVGLPDGAVRESRDRIWAALRNSGLPLPRGAITVNLAPADLRKEGAAFDLPMALGLLAASEGRPSSEALAPFVIVGELALDGKVRPVRGILPIAIQARRDGRRGVIVPQANAEEAALVEGLEVYPVASLQEAVDLLTGAVTRTPFQRDLKALFAEAQTYDVDFADVRGQENVKRALEVAAAGGHNVLMVGPPGAGKTMLAKRLPTILPPLSPEEALETTKIHSVGGQLDGVGLIARRPFRAPHHTISDAGLCGGGAHPMPGEISLAHNGVLFLDELPEFKRQVLEVLRQPLEAGRITISRARFSIEYPARFMLVASMNPCPCGHLNDPRRTCVCTPPQVQRYLSKISGPLLDRIDLHIEVTPVPFEELSRKQEGEPSAAIRARVVAARERQAERFREVPGVYCNAQMPARLVRRYCKLDNEGQQLMKMAIHRLGLSARAYDRILKVARTIADLAGSEQIRPEHLSEAIQYRSLDRESWFLR